The Fulvia fulva chromosome 6, complete sequence genome includes a window with the following:
- a CDS encoding Purine-cytosine permease FCY2 gives MATDDAEIGNGKPYAHIDDTGSSNNPATSIREGYVGQQSLPKRLWYSIRSELTETRGVARVPPEEKQAPYLSRYIQMISLWTSANLTANHVALGLLGPSVYGLFFLDSALCAVFGVMVGSACTGYIATFGPQSGCRSMIIARYSMGW, from the exons ATGGCGACAGATGATGCCGAGATAGGCAATGGCAAGCCATATGCACATATCGACGATACTGGAAGTAGCAACAACCCAGCGACTTCCATTCGGGAGGGCTATGTTGGTCAACAGTCCTTGCCGAAGAGACTGTGGTATAGCATACGCTCTGAGTTGACAGAAACTCGAGGCGTTGCCAGAGTACCCCCTGAAGAGAAGCAGGCA CCATATCTCTCGCGATACATCCAGATGATCTCGCTCTGGACCAGCGCCAATCTCACCGCAAATCATGTCGCTCTCGGTCTGCTCGGCCCAAGCGTATACGGTCTCTTCTTCCTCGACTCTGCTTTGTGCGCAGTCTTCGGCGTAATGGTCGGCTCAGCATGTACTGGCTACATCGCAACATTCGGACCTCAATCTGGCTGTCGCAGCATGATCATTGCCAGATACTCCATGGGCTGGTAG
- a CDS encoding 2-oxoglutarate-Fe(II) type oxidoreductase ppzD, producing the protein MKPAAVTTAVSEDNLEIPLIDFSAFLTDDQATRKATAQAILAGFQNAGFIYLRNHGIPKATVEQTFAESAKFFERPRAQKDQLSWTTPEANRGYSQPGREKVTDVSAAEVDQVRAQEGADLKESIEIGKEGEPGLPNQWPSDDEGQLFRDRMMEFFDLCKDLHFKVMRAIAIGLDIDENWFHSYCDAGDNTLRLLHYPEVRSDVFKKNQNQVRAGAHTDYGSVTFLFQDMAGGLQVLSPKGTFVDATPIEGTIVVNAGDLLARWSNDTIKSTKHRVVEPPTKSDVHPARYSIPYFCHPNHDSLIDAIPNTVTAENPRKYPAVNCGEYLVQRLRATY; encoded by the exons ATGAAGCCAGCAGCCGTGACCACAGCAGTCTCAGAGGACAACCTCGAAATTCCTCTTATCGACTTTTCGGCGTTTTTAACAGATGATCAAGCGACTCGAAAGGCAACAGCACAAGCAATACTTGCCGGTTTCCAGAATGCAGGCTTCATATACCTGAGGAACCACGGAATACCGAAGGCCACAGTCGAACAGACATTCGCAGAGTCTGCCAAGTTCTTCGAGCGACCTCGCGCTCAAAAGGATCAACTTTCGTGGACAACACCTGAAGCCAATCGTGGTTACTCGCAACCGGGCCGCGAGAAGGTGACTGATGTGAGCGCTGCTGAAGTGGATCAAGTGCGAGCACAGGAAGGTGCAGATCTCAAGGAATCGATTGAGATTGGCAAGGAGGGCGAGCCGGGACTTCCAAACCAATGGCCGTCCGATGACGAAGGACAACTCTTCAGAGACCGTATGATGGAGTTCTTCGACCTGTGCAAGGACTTGCACTTCAAGGTAATGCGAGCTATCGCTATCGGGCTTGACATCGACGAGAACTGGTTCCACAGCTACTGCGATGCTGGCGATAACACTTTGAGGCTCCTGCATTATCCTGAGGTGCGATCGGATGTGTTCAAGAAGAACCAAAACCAGGTCCGAGCTGGCGCACACACCGACTATGGCAGCGTTACGTTCTTATTCCAGGATATGGCTGGTGGTCTGCAAGTGCTGAGTCCCAAAGGCACCTTTGTCGATGCGACCCCAATCGAAGGCACGATCGTTGTTAACGCTGGAGACCTGCTTGCGCGATGGTCGAACGACACTATCAAGAGCACAAAGCATCGTGTCGTGGAGCCACCAACCAAGTCAGATGTTCACCCAGCCAGATATTCTATCCCATACTTCTGTCATCCCAATCACGACAGCCTCATTGATGCGATACCGAACACTGTTACCGCTGAGAATCCGAGGAAGTATCCGGCAGTAAATT GTGGCGAGTATCTTGTACAGAGACTCCGCGCGACGTATTAG